One segment of Rhodopirellula baltica SH 1 DNA contains the following:
- a CDS encoding transporter has product MFDMRLCFTATAVLFAFTCTVVHADHPSRKGLADKHAPAGIMGDHLHQKGEWMVEYKYMVMSMEDNRIGETTVSDQDAIGPAGAPAGIVVDGIQTNAGATPTQMTMEMHMAHIMYGASDDVTLYTMLMMPALTMDHIRGDGNPAGRGGEFTTHNSGFGDTALGALLRLYSTDSQDLLFNLGCSVPTGDIYRETTAPTGGLMSQPLPYPMRLGSGTFNARPGVTWKYFREWWSGGVQFQTDLPIGRNYRGYSVSDEFRLNSWTSVLLTDNWSVSLRGEHLWRTDYDGSDSSANNLVISTNVEEFRGGYWYNLGIGTQLMAHGHYFNVEFVPTIAQDLDGIQLETDYSVIASWSKAW; this is encoded by the coding sequence ATGTTTGATATGCGTTTGTGTTTCACAGCGACAGCTGTCCTTTTCGCCTTCACCTGCACCGTGGTTCATGCGGATCACCCCAGTCGAAAAGGCCTTGCCGACAAGCACGCACCAGCGGGCATTATGGGCGACCACTTGCATCAAAAAGGCGAGTGGATGGTCGAGTACAAGTACATGGTCATGTCGATGGAGGACAATCGCATCGGCGAAACCACTGTCAGCGACCAAGACGCGATTGGGCCGGCAGGTGCTCCCGCAGGCATCGTGGTGGATGGCATCCAAACCAACGCGGGAGCCACGCCGACGCAGATGACCATGGAGATGCACATGGCCCACATCATGTACGGTGCATCGGATGACGTCACGCTATACACGATGCTGATGATGCCCGCGTTGACCATGGATCACATTCGCGGCGATGGCAACCCGGCCGGCCGAGGTGGCGAATTCACGACTCACAACAGTGGCTTTGGCGACACCGCGTTGGGCGCACTGCTGCGACTGTACAGCACCGATTCGCAAGACTTACTGTTCAACCTGGGATGCTCAGTGCCGACTGGTGACATCTATCGTGAAACGACCGCACCGACGGGCGGGCTGATGTCACAACCGTTGCCATATCCAATGCGACTTGGTAGCGGCACATTCAACGCTCGCCCCGGCGTCACGTGGAAGTACTTTCGCGAATGGTGGAGCGGTGGGGTCCAGTTTCAAACCGATTTGCCGATCGGCCGCAACTACCGCGGGTACAGCGTCAGCGACGAATTCCGTTTGAACTCCTGGACCAGCGTTCTGCTCACCGACAACTGGTCGGTCTCGCTTCGCGGTGAGCATTTGTGGCGTACCGACTACGACGGATCGGATTCTTCCGCGAACAACCTGGTGATCTCCACCAACGTCGAAGAGTTTCGCGGCGGTTACTGGTACAACCTCGGCATCGGAACCCAGTTGATGGCACACGGCCACTACTTCAACGTTGAATTTGTTCCCACCATCGCACAAGACCTAGACGGAATCCAACTCGAAACGGATTACTCGGTCATCGCGAGTTGGTCCAAGGCTTGGTGA
- a CDS encoding class I SAM-dependent methyltransferase — protein MSEAIKPTSRFDDLKILWHLLFRPVRGNTHGERLESFYEGQASHYDSFRARLLHGRSELMSWVDFPDNGVWVDIGAGTGHNLFSIEERSKSLAEVHLVDLSPSLLQIASERIEERQLSNVTLHHADATQFELPENSVDVVTFSYSLTMIPDWFESVLIARRILKPGGVIAVTDFHVSRKHAAAPSRQHGWLRRTFWSLWFASDNVYLSSDHLAMLHRQFKIERCEERLGSVPYMPLVKAPYYLFLGRKPAN, from the coding sequence ATGAGCGAGGCCATCAAACCGACGTCCCGTTTTGACGATCTGAAAATTCTTTGGCATTTGTTGTTTCGACCCGTTCGTGGTAACACGCATGGCGAACGATTGGAAAGTTTCTACGAAGGTCAAGCGTCCCACTATGATTCGTTTCGTGCGAGGCTGCTGCACGGACGCTCGGAACTGATGTCTTGGGTCGATTTTCCCGACAATGGTGTGTGGGTCGATATTGGTGCCGGGACCGGACACAATTTGTTCTCGATCGAAGAACGTTCCAAGTCGCTTGCCGAAGTTCACTTGGTTGATCTGTCGCCGTCGCTGCTCCAGATCGCGTCCGAACGCATCGAAGAACGCCAGCTTAGCAATGTGACGCTGCATCACGCGGATGCGACTCAGTTTGAGTTGCCTGAAAACAGCGTCGATGTCGTCACGTTTTCGTATTCGCTGACGATGATTCCGGACTGGTTCGAAAGCGTTTTGATTGCCAGGCGGATTCTCAAGCCCGGCGGAGTGATCGCGGTGACCGACTTTCACGTCTCACGAAAACATGCTGCCGCACCGAGTCGCCAGCACGGATGGTTGAGGAGGACGTTTTGGTCGCTCTGGTTCGCATCGGACAACGTTTACTTATCCAGCGATCATCTTGCGATGCTTCATCGGCAATTCAAAATAGAACGATGTGAGGAGCGGTTGGGTAGCGTGCCCTACATGCCGCTCGTGAAGGCACCGTACTACCTTTTCCTCGGTCGCAAACCAGCCAACTGA
- a CDS encoding DUF3419 family protein, translating to MVANWLGNKCFKVVHQKNLVYNTCWEDPRIDRQALSLGPDDSVLVITSAGCNALDYALQAPKSVHAVDMNPLQNALLELKCASIRCLTYDDFFNVFGRGYHPAWQSLYHKHVRGALTPDTRAIWDRRLDFFDGTSRRKSFYFRGTSGLFAWLVNGYLKRPAGLREAIAELLQAESVDQQREIYQKREINRLLWSKPLRWALRRDTTLAMLGVPRSQRNQLDQCYPGGIGGFIQDRIEAVFKTLPLRDNYFWRVYLTGSYTPDCCPEYLKEENFTELKNGLVDCVQTHTNTVEGFLTEHDQPISRFVLLDHMDWLYDRYPELLASEWQSILNRATSDARVLWRSAALAVDFVNPLMLQHNGSQVQLGDLLHYHDELASSLHARDRVHTYGSFYIADLFGHSVGECVETRGAAGVAA from the coding sequence ATGGTCGCAAACTGGCTTGGCAACAAGTGCTTCAAAGTCGTTCATCAAAAGAACCTTGTCTACAACACTTGTTGGGAAGATCCTCGGATTGACCGGCAGGCGCTTTCGCTGGGACCGGATGATTCCGTTTTGGTGATCACCTCTGCGGGTTGCAATGCGTTGGATTATGCACTGCAGGCACCCAAGTCAGTTCATGCGGTGGACATGAACCCGCTGCAAAATGCATTGTTGGAATTGAAGTGCGCCTCGATTCGATGTCTGACTTATGACGATTTCTTCAACGTGTTTGGCCGTGGTTACCATCCCGCTTGGCAATCGCTCTATCACAAGCACGTTCGCGGTGCGTTGACACCGGACACGCGTGCGATTTGGGATCGTCGTTTGGACTTCTTTGATGGGACGTCTCGCCGAAAGAGCTTCTACTTTCGCGGCACATCCGGACTGTTTGCTTGGTTGGTCAACGGTTACCTGAAGCGTCCTGCGGGTTTGAGGGAAGCGATTGCGGAATTGCTGCAAGCGGAATCGGTTGATCAACAGCGAGAGATCTATCAGAAACGTGAGATCAATCGGTTACTCTGGAGCAAACCGCTGCGTTGGGCTTTGCGTCGTGACACGACGCTTGCGATGTTGGGCGTGCCCCGCAGCCAACGCAATCAGTTGGACCAATGTTATCCCGGTGGCATCGGTGGATTCATTCAGGACCGGATCGAGGCTGTCTTCAAGACGCTCCCGCTGCGAGACAATTACTTTTGGCGAGTCTATTTGACAGGGAGCTACACCCCGGATTGCTGCCCGGAATATTTGAAGGAAGAGAACTTCACGGAACTGAAGAACGGTTTGGTGGATTGTGTTCAGACACACACCAATACTGTGGAAGGATTCTTGACTGAGCACGATCAGCCGATTTCGCGATTCGTGCTGCTCGACCACATGGATTGGTTGTACGATCGTTATCCCGAGTTGCTCGCATCGGAATGGCAGAGCATTTTGAATCGAGCGACCTCGGACGCCCGCGTTTTGTGGCGTAGCGCCGCTTTGGCAGTCGACTTCGTCAATCCATTGATGCTGCAGCACAATGGCAGCCAGGTTCAGCTTGGTGACTTGCTGCACTACCACGATGAGTTGGCGAGTTCGCTGCATGCTCGGGACCGGGTGCACACCTACGGCAGCTTCTACATCGCTGATTTGTTTGGACACTCCGTCGGTGAGTGTGTTGAGACACGCGGGGCAGCTGGAGTCGCGGCATGA
- a CDS encoding UDP-2,3-diacylglucosamine diphosphatase has translation MSDVHLGSKHSRADEFLAFLREFHPESLYLVGDFIDGWKINTGWHWSSVCDEIIAHLIGLARRGTKIHYVAGNHDAFLRNPAFRAGCLATLPRFEVGNEFVLQTLTGWKFLITHGDLFDRVESIAPWLSKGTTAFYDTCLSMNRWCYRTWQPSEGNPYGLCSVLKDRVKRWIRFVSDFESRILHHAKQRECDGVICGHIHTPDIVSSDSMWYCNTGDWVENCTGLVERHDGRLHLVRRYDEDLFLRLPTQEETLRRCFDASKTPSTDATELVSVNGEDSSCGYAA, from the coding sequence GTGAGCGATGTGCATCTTGGATCCAAGCATTCACGTGCCGACGAGTTTCTGGCGTTTCTGCGTGAGTTCCATCCCGAATCGCTGTATTTGGTGGGGGACTTCATTGACGGATGGAAGATCAATACGGGTTGGCACTGGTCGAGCGTTTGCGACGAGATCATTGCTCATCTGATCGGCTTGGCGCGACGAGGCACGAAGATTCACTACGTCGCCGGCAACCATGACGCGTTCCTGCGTAATCCGGCCTTTCGCGCAGGTTGTTTGGCGACTTTGCCACGGTTTGAAGTTGGCAACGAGTTCGTTTTGCAAACACTGACAGGGTGGAAGTTTCTGATCACTCACGGTGATCTCTTCGATCGCGTCGAAAGCATCGCACCGTGGTTGTCCAAAGGGACGACTGCGTTCTACGACACCTGCCTGAGCATGAACCGTTGGTGTTATCGGACATGGCAGCCAAGCGAAGGCAATCCCTATGGGTTGTGTTCCGTTCTGAAAGACCGAGTCAAACGCTGGATTCGCTTTGTCAGTGATTTCGAATCCCGCATTCTGCATCACGCGAAGCAACGCGAATGCGACGGAGTTATCTGCGGACATATCCACACGCCTGACATCGTGAGCAGCGATTCGATGTGGTACTGCAACACGGGTGATTGGGTTGAGAACTGCACCGGACTGGTGGAACGTCATGACGGTCGACTGCATTTGGTCCGACGCTACGACGAGGACTTATTCCTTCGTCTGCCCACACAAGAAGAAACGCTGCGTCGTTGTTTCGATGCCAGCAAAACGCCAAGTACCGACGCAACAGAACTCGTGTCGGTCAACGGCGAAGATTCCTCGTGCGGTTACGCCGCCTGA
- a CDS encoding alginate export family protein: MSQRNWKRRLLSAIAIATAAISTHSHAQDTSGLEPVEVLVFQQDSGALTEPGPSPTSPSEAPAASSIVESQSPIAEPVVDSSTYSDPYASYSAPCTCCANGCCTKKKKEAAMAKMKGAYQGVFYANDFSYLDDPCYDGPSFFGDSLKGMFNGTLDVGGEARVRYHNENNHRGLGITGNDDNFWLTRYRMFANWRLSDNLRFYGEYLYADSGGELFNNRPIEENRGEAQNLFLEAQLTDNLSVRGGRQELLLGAQRLISPLDWANTRRTFDGVRATYANKDGSIDAFYTHPVKRTAAYEDKWDATNQDVQFFGAYMTRKDTWLGQWENYYLGLNNDTTNFDYHTIGSRIVGKTDSDWLYEYEGGTQFGTNSDGTDHSAGFFTGGLGRQVAMTSDWKPTFWFWYDYASGGDDELRGGDGFDHMFPLAHKYLGFMDLFGRRNIHDINAQFITPFFGEKVKLVLWYHYFMLDEKTTPFNVVMNPSNPGNAAGDRELGHEIDVLFQIALNPRNSALIGYSHFNSGKYYSTTAGVQDLDADFFYFQYQTRF; encoded by the coding sequence ATGTCCCAACGCAATTGGAAACGCCGCTTGCTAAGTGCGATCGCGATCGCAACAGCGGCCATTTCCACTCACTCTCACGCTCAAGACACTTCCGGTCTCGAACCGGTTGAGGTCCTCGTCTTTCAACAGGACTCAGGGGCTCTGACGGAACCTGGGCCCTCGCCGACTTCTCCGAGCGAAGCGCCCGCTGCTTCCTCGATTGTTGAATCGCAGTCGCCAATCGCGGAACCAGTTGTGGATTCGTCCACCTACTCGGACCCCTACGCTTCGTACTCAGCTCCCTGCACCTGCTGTGCAAATGGATGCTGCACAAAGAAGAAAAAGGAAGCTGCGATGGCAAAGATGAAAGGTGCCTACCAAGGCGTCTTCTATGCCAACGACTTCAGCTACCTGGATGACCCATGCTACGACGGTCCGTCTTTCTTCGGTGACTCACTGAAGGGAATGTTCAACGGCACGTTGGATGTGGGTGGTGAAGCACGTGTTCGCTATCACAACGAAAACAACCACCGTGGATTGGGCATCACCGGCAACGATGACAACTTTTGGTTGACTCGTTACCGCATGTTTGCCAACTGGCGTTTGTCGGACAACCTCCGGTTCTACGGAGAGTACTTGTATGCGGATTCGGGCGGGGAGTTGTTCAACAACCGTCCGATCGAAGAGAACCGTGGCGAGGCACAGAACTTGTTCTTGGAAGCACAACTGACGGACAACTTGTCTGTTCGCGGTGGACGCCAAGAGTTGTTGTTGGGTGCTCAGCGATTGATTTCGCCTTTGGATTGGGCCAACACTCGTCGTACCTTTGACGGTGTGCGTGCAACCTACGCAAACAAAGACGGTTCGATCGATGCGTTCTACACCCACCCCGTGAAACGCACCGCTGCCTACGAAGACAAGTGGGATGCCACGAACCAAGATGTTCAGTTCTTTGGTGCGTACATGACGCGCAAGGACACTTGGTTGGGTCAGTGGGAAAACTACTACCTGGGTCTCAACAACGACACGACCAATTTCGACTACCACACGATTGGTAGCCGTATCGTTGGCAAAACGGATTCGGATTGGTTGTACGAATACGAAGGCGGAACTCAGTTCGGAACCAACAGCGACGGGACCGACCACAGCGCCGGGTTCTTCACCGGTGGCTTGGGACGTCAAGTCGCGATGACCAGCGATTGGAAACCAACGTTTTGGTTCTGGTATGACTACGCTTCAGGTGGTGATGATGAACTTCGTGGTGGCGATGGTTTTGACCACATGTTCCCATTGGCTCACAAATACTTGGGCTTCATGGATTTGTTCGGTCGTCGAAACATTCATGACATCAACGCACAGTTCATCACGCCATTCTTCGGTGAGAAAGTCAAGTTGGTGCTTTGGTACCACTACTTCATGTTGGACGAAAAAACGACGCCGTTTAACGTCGTGATGAATCCAAGCAATCCTGGCAACGCTGCGGGCGATCGCGAACTAGGCCATGAGATCGATGTCTTGTTCCAGATCGCGCTCAACCCACGCAACAGTGCGTTGATCGGCTACTCGCACTTCAACTCGGGCAAGTACTACAGCACCACCGCCGGTGTGCAGGACTTGGACGCCGACTTCTTCTACTTCCAGTATCAAACGCGATTCTAA
- a CDS encoding CmpA/NrtA family ABC transporter substrate-binding protein yields the protein MLFRVPGFCLESQSVPLISTESESNSRSESAGTRQTASSRTTSGSAWKKAIRTTNKLMLLGCVALAAVFTGCADSGVSLEDLEAAAAKVDISKIEVDVNPTESAAMLDLEKSDLTFGFIKLTDCAPLVIAKEKGYFDDEGLNVTLETQSNWKILLDNVINGQLDGAHMLAGQPIGATIGVGTKSPIVTAYSLDYNGNGITVSNEVWAQMQENDPELKSPTPKHPISAASLKPIVEDYLQDAGEPFPMGMVFPVSTHNYEIRYWLAASGIHPGMYTESDIKGFTDAQVKLSTVPPPQMPQNLEADIVKGYCVGEPWNQKAVVTGIGVPVTTNYDIWKNNPEKVFGVTGEWAEKNPQTHLAVIKALIRAGKWLDATDDSGKLVNREEAVEILSRKDYVGAEKEVIGNSMMGTFVFQSTDVREMPDFNVFFKHEASYPHYSDAIWFLTQMRRWGQITESKPASWYAETAKKIYKPEIYRQAAELLISEGKLDPNEIPAPDYDGYRAVTTEFIDGNKYDAKDPIGYINSFEIGNKDDESLAKK from the coding sequence ATGCTTTTTCGCGTTCCCGGCTTCTGCCTCGAATCACAGAGCGTTCCGCTCATCTCCACCGAATCAGAATCCAATTCGCGAAGCGAATCAGCGGGAACGCGTCAAACGGCTAGCTCAAGAACGACGTCCGGATCCGCGTGGAAGAAAGCGATCAGGACCACCAACAAACTCATGCTGCTTGGTTGTGTCGCTCTCGCCGCTGTCTTCACCGGATGTGCCGACTCCGGAGTGTCACTGGAGGATCTCGAAGCCGCCGCTGCAAAAGTCGACATCAGCAAAATTGAAGTGGACGTCAATCCAACTGAGTCTGCTGCAATGTTGGACTTGGAGAAATCGGATTTGACATTCGGCTTCATCAAACTGACCGACTGCGCTCCTTTGGTGATCGCCAAAGAGAAGGGCTACTTCGACGACGAAGGACTGAACGTCACTTTGGAAACCCAGTCGAACTGGAAGATCCTTCTCGACAACGTCATCAATGGGCAACTCGACGGCGCACACATGTTGGCCGGCCAACCGATCGGTGCAACGATCGGTGTCGGAACCAAGTCGCCAATCGTGACCGCTTACAGCCTGGACTACAACGGCAATGGCATCACGGTCAGCAACGAAGTTTGGGCACAGATGCAGGAGAACGATCCTGAACTGAAGAGCCCCACACCGAAACATCCCATCAGCGCCGCCAGCCTGAAACCGATTGTCGAGGATTACCTGCAAGACGCGGGCGAACCATTCCCGATGGGCATGGTGTTTCCTGTTAGCACTCACAATTACGAGATTCGATATTGGCTGGCCGCGTCAGGGATTCATCCCGGCATGTACACCGAATCTGACATCAAAGGCTTCACGGACGCACAGGTCAAATTGTCGACGGTGCCACCGCCTCAAATGCCTCAGAACCTGGAAGCGGACATCGTCAAAGGTTACTGCGTTGGCGAACCGTGGAACCAAAAAGCGGTTGTGACTGGCATCGGTGTTCCAGTCACCACGAACTACGACATCTGGAAGAACAACCCTGAAAAGGTCTTCGGCGTGACCGGAGAATGGGCGGAGAAGAATCCACAAACTCACTTGGCCGTGATCAAGGCTCTGATCCGTGCTGGCAAATGGCTGGATGCCACCGATGACTCGGGCAAATTGGTCAATCGCGAAGAAGCCGTCGAAATCCTCAGCCGCAAAGATTATGTCGGTGCGGAGAAAGAGGTGATTGGCAACTCGATGATGGGCACGTTTGTCTTCCAATCCACCGACGTTCGCGAGATGCCCGACTTCAACGTGTTCTTCAAACACGAAGCCAGCTACCCGCACTACAGCGATGCGATTTGGTTCCTCACACAGATGCGACGCTGGGGACAAATCACAGAATCCAAACCCGCCAGTTGGTACGCCGAAACGGCCAAGAAGATCTACAAGCCTGAGATCTATCGCCAAGCCGCCGAGCTTCTAATCAGCGAAGGCAAACTCGATCCAAATGAAATCCCGGCTCCGGACTACGACGGTTACCGCGCAGTCACGACCGAGTTCATCGACGGCAACAAATACGACGCGAAAGATCCGATTGGCTACATCAATAGCTTTGAAATTGGCAACAAGGATGACGAGTCCTTGGCCAAGAAGTAG
- a CDS encoding ABC transporter permease, whose amino-acid sequence MNWRGNLLRFCDVAGLPILEPFVRLAAGEDKREQCIGIAKFILLPIVAVSVFLLLWAGAASTVVTDSAKLPSPQATWAAGKQLITMHYDQRAADKAAKQEKLTEAVQLLAEANAYTAAATTESGQTQTLLENKALSLKKRAVAAANFTPSSAPTFIDQIWTSVKTVFFGFFLATIVAVPVGVLCGMSPWFNAAMTPFIQIFKPVSPLAWLPLAFIVIMWYYAGYSSGETFFNKAFLISASTVCLCSLWPTLVNTTLGVASVDKDFINVADVLRLSWWQRLTKIILPASLPLMFAGMRISLGVGWMVLIAADMLAQNPGLGKFVWDEFQNGSELTYARIAFSVIVIGLIGLVLDRIMIFFRNLVSFGNPSPV is encoded by the coding sequence ATGAATTGGCGTGGCAATCTTCTCCGTTTCTGCGACGTGGCCGGACTTCCGATTCTCGAACCGTTTGTTCGCTTGGCAGCAGGCGAGGACAAACGCGAACAGTGCATTGGCATCGCGAAATTCATTTTGCTGCCGATCGTGGCGGTCAGTGTGTTTCTGTTGCTTTGGGCCGGGGCCGCATCCACCGTCGTGACAGACAGCGCCAAACTGCCTAGCCCGCAAGCAACTTGGGCCGCCGGCAAGCAACTGATCACGATGCACTACGATCAACGCGCCGCTGACAAGGCAGCCAAGCAAGAAAAGCTGACCGAAGCGGTGCAGTTGTTGGCCGAGGCAAATGCCTACACCGCTGCCGCCACCACGGAATCGGGTCAAACCCAAACCCTTCTCGAGAACAAAGCGTTGTCGTTGAAGAAGCGAGCCGTCGCGGCCGCCAACTTCACGCCATCGAGTGCCCCGACATTCATCGACCAAATCTGGACAAGTGTCAAAACGGTGTTCTTCGGTTTCTTCTTAGCAACCATTGTGGCCGTGCCGGTGGGCGTGCTCTGCGGGATGAGCCCATGGTTCAACGCGGCAATGACACCGTTCATTCAGATCTTCAAACCCGTCAGCCCGCTGGCTTGGTTGCCTTTGGCGTTCATCGTCATCATGTGGTACTACGCCGGCTACTCCAGCGGCGAAACGTTCTTCAACAAAGCGTTTCTGATTTCAGCATCGACGGTTTGTCTGTGTTCGCTTTGGCCCACATTGGTCAACACAACCCTCGGCGTTGCCAGTGTTGACAAGGACTTCATCAACGTTGCCGACGTGCTGCGACTTTCTTGGTGGCAACGTCTGACCAAGATCATCTTGCCCGCCAGCCTGCCACTGATGTTCGCCGGCATGCGGATCAGCCTGGGCGTTGGTTGGATGGTTTTGATCGCCGCCGACATGCTCGCCCAAAACCCCGGACTCGGAAAGTTTGTTTGGGACGAGTTCCAAAACGGTAGCGAACTCACGTACGCCCGCATCGCCTTCAGCGTGATCGTCATCGGACTGATCGGATTGGTCTTGGACCGCATCATGATCTTCTTCCGCAACTTGGTCAGCTTCGGCAATCCATCTCCCGTTTGA
- a CDS encoding ABC transporter ATP-binding protein translates to MILDVSVSSLSSSIGANMSAVLETSPTIKRRAISSAPKPILQMRGVCKGYGSGVTRNEVLQNINLNIREGEFLAVVGFSGSGKTTFTQLLAGLISPDKGTITMNDEPVKGPSPDRGMVFQNYSLLPWLTVRGNIALSVNAVFKEWSREQRRDHVEKFIDMVGLSHAAHRRPHELSGGMRQRTSLARTLALKPKVLLLDEPLSALDALTRGQLGDEILKIWSEEKQTCVMITNDVDEAIMVADRIVPLNPGPNASLGPVFTVGIDRPRNKTELNDNEEFKGLRNAVTNYLVAVRQKARRDEMAANPTQAFRLPEIEPSDLTRPTRAVFNTGPR, encoded by the coding sequence TTGATTCTGGATGTCTCGGTTTCTTCTCTTTCTTCATCCATCGGTGCAAACATGAGCGCAGTTCTCGAAACATCACCCACGATCAAACGCCGAGCGATCTCGTCGGCCCCTAAGCCGATCCTACAGATGCGTGGAGTCTGCAAGGGCTATGGCAGCGGTGTGACGCGAAACGAAGTCCTGCAGAACATCAACCTCAACATTCGCGAGGGCGAGTTCCTGGCGGTGGTCGGGTTCAGCGGCAGTGGCAAAACCACGTTCACGCAGTTGTTGGCTGGATTGATCTCGCCTGACAAAGGCACGATCACGATGAATGACGAACCTGTCAAAGGACCGTCACCAGACCGCGGGATGGTGTTCCAAAACTATTCGCTGCTGCCATGGTTGACCGTCCGAGGCAACATCGCACTTTCGGTCAACGCGGTTTTCAAAGAATGGTCACGTGAACAACGCCGCGACCATGTTGAAAAATTCATCGACATGGTCGGTCTGAGTCACGCTGCTCATCGCCGACCTCATGAGCTCTCCGGTGGAATGCGTCAACGGACCAGCCTCGCTCGAACGTTGGCACTCAAACCCAAAGTCTTGTTGCTCGACGAGCCACTCTCCGCACTCGACGCACTGACACGTGGCCAACTCGGTGACGAAATCCTGAAGATCTGGAGCGAAGAGAAACAGACGTGCGTGATGATCACCAACGATGTCGACGAAGCCATCATGGTCGCCGACCGAATCGTACCGCTGAACCCGGGCCCCAATGCATCGCTTGGTCCCGTGTTCACCGTGGGTATCGATCGACCTCGCAACAAAACCGAACTGAATGACAACGAAGAGTTCAAAGGGCTTCGCAACGCAGTGACCAACTACTTGGTCGCTGTTCGGCAAAAGGCTCGTCGCGACGAGATGGCGGCCAATCCGACCCAAGCATTCCGTTTGCCCGAAATCGAACCTTCCGATTTGACACGTCCAACACGTGCCGTCTTCAACACCGGCCCCCGTTAA
- a CDS encoding ABC transporter ATP-binding protein yields MRGYVEMFRLGKTYDTHNGPVVIVEEFDLNLEKGEYVSLLGHSGCGKSTVLTMVAGLNPITTGGVAIDGREIDGPGPDRGVVFQSPCLMPWMTALENVMLGVNQVYLQASKRDRRDLASYYLNLVGLGSNLHKRAKDLSQGMQQRVGIARAFALRPKMLLLDEPFGMLDSLTRMELQEILLEILIRDKVTTVMVTHDVDEALFMSDRVVMMTNGPRAKVGAIFSLPFDRPRVRADVLDHPEYYDFRGKMIQFLEDQDHKKLRADAEKRAKAQEELATADAT; encoded by the coding sequence ATGCGCGGCTACGTTGAAATGTTTCGTCTCGGCAAGACTTACGACACCCACAATGGGCCCGTCGTGATTGTCGAGGAATTCGATCTCAACCTTGAAAAAGGCGAATATGTGTCGCTGCTCGGTCACTCCGGTTGCGGGAAAAGCACCGTCCTGACCATGGTCGCGGGACTCAACCCAATCACCACCGGCGGCGTTGCGATCGACGGTCGAGAAATTGACGGGCCGGGGCCGGATCGCGGTGTCGTGTTCCAGTCCCCGTGCTTGATGCCGTGGATGACGGCTCTCGAGAACGTGATGCTCGGTGTGAATCAGGTTTACCTGCAAGCCAGCAAGAGAGATCGCCGCGATTTGGCGTCCTACTACCTCAACTTGGTCGGATTGGGCAGCAACCTGCACAAACGAGCCAAGGATCTCAGCCAAGGCATGCAGCAACGTGTCGGCATCGCCAGAGCGTTTGCTCTGCGTCCCAAAATGCTGCTGCTCGATGAACCATTCGGCATGCTGGATTCGCTCACACGGATGGAGCTCCAAGAGATTCTTCTGGAGATCCTGATCCGCGACAAAGTCACCACGGTGATGGTCACGCACGACGTTGACGAAGCGCTCTTCATGAGCGATCGCGTTGTGATGATGACCAACGGACCGAGAGCAAAAGTCGGTGCGATCTTCAGCCTTCCCTTCGATCGTCCTCGCGTCCGTGCCGATGTGCTCGACCATCCCGAGTACTACGACTTTCGCGGCAAAATGATCCAGTTCCTCGAAGATCAAGACCACAAAAAACTAAGGGCCGACGCGGAAAAACGTGCCAAGGCCCAAGAAGAACTCGCAACCGCCGATGCCACTTAA